In the genome of Ferrovibrio terrae, the window GGCCCATATCCTTGAGCGTGCGGTTCATCCAGATCTGCAGCGTCTGGGTCTGCACCGTTTTGATCTTGTCGACCATCGGCGGCCAGTTCGGATTGGCGGCCATCAGTTGCGGCGCCAGGATCGGCAATGCGCCGATGGAAATGGCGCAGATCACAGTATCCGCCTCGCGGCCGACCTTGAGGCGCTTCTCGGCCACCGGCTTCCACGGCGTCCAGTAGCTTTCGATATCCACCTTGGCGGCCTTCATCGCCTCGCCTTGGACCAGCTGATCGTAGAGCGGGCGATCCGGCCAGACCGGCAGCGTCTTGCCGCCATAGGCCTTGAGCGGCAGGTCGATCAGCGGTTCGTAACCTGCGGCCGGATCCTTCAGCGTGGCCTGGATGTCGAACACCACTTCATCCACGCCTTTGCCGTCCGGCGTGGCGGTGATCTCGCGTACCTTGTGGAACAGTTCGAATTTCACTCCAAGCCGCTTCAGCACCTGATACAACGGCGCCACCACGGTATCGCCTGTGCCGGCAGCGAAAAGCCAGCCAAACGAGCCGAGATAGGCGAATTCGCGCAAGGTCCAGTGCAGGTAGGCACCCGCCGCCATCGCCGGTGGCCGCGTCGTGTCGCCGTCGGGATACTGGTACGACAGGTTCGGGGTGTTGAGGCTGAGCGGCGACGAGATCATCAGCATCGAGCCGCCATGCCGGGCGAACCAGTCCGAGAAATTCTCGTCGTCGAGAAAATCGAAGCCCTTGTTGAGCACATCGTCGGCCAGGATGCCGCGCAGCATGGTCAGAAAATAGTCGATCGTGATGTAGAGATGGCGCAGCGGATCGTTGTTGACGACCAGGCCCTCTGCCGCCTTCTTGAAGACATCGAGGAACTGCTCGATGCCCTTTTGCAGCGGGCCTGCATCGCCGCGCGTCATCGCCTCCATATGGGCGCTCAAGCCCTTCAGCATGGCGCCGGCGGCCTTCAGCTGGATATTCTCCATCAGCGTCGACCCGGCCGGATGCTGATCGGCGAAATGGTTGAGGAATTTGACGATCGCGGTGATCCAGTGCTGCAACGTCGGCATCGACGTCGGGTCCCACGGCTCCAGCGAGTTGCGCGGCACGTTGATC includes:
- a CDS encoding NAD(P)-binding protein, with the translated sequence MSETRKKKIAILGGGVAALTSAFYLASRPGAADMYDITVYSIGWRLGGKCATGRNPDFGQRIEEHGIHGFLGSYYNTLSMMTECYDMLGRPAGQPLATFQEAFYPVDSILCWEFRNYGWVNWPINVPRNSLEPWDPTSMPTLQHWITAIVKFLNHFADQHPAGSTLMENIQLKAAGAMLKGLSAHMEAMTRGDAGPLQKGIEQFLDVFKKAAEGLVVNNDPLRHLYITIDYFLTMLRGILADDVLNKGFDFLDDENFSDWFARHGGSMLMISSPLSLNTPNLSYQYPDGDTTRPPAMAAGAYLHWTLREFAYLGSFGWLFAAGTGDTVVAPLYQVLKRLGVKFELFHKVREITATPDGKGVDEVVFDIQATLKDPAAGYEPLIDLPLKAYGGKTLPVWPDRPLYDQLVQGEAMKAAKVDIESYWTPWKPVAEKRLKVGREADTVICAISIGALPILAPQLMAANPNWPPMVDKIKTVQTQTLQIWMNRTLKDMGLPFEYKNYDRLIGATFVNPIDGVADFTDLIPVEDWPDDHTPKSLLYFSGAAPQYDAQPPFSDHDYPVREKARVKAQAQQYLQACMGALLPKSTTNAVNPPGDQIGFDFGQLVCPYDDAKTLGVARLGQQFWKPNIDPTERYVTSPPGSTKYRLKAWDSGFANLVIAGDWIYTGLNVGSFEGACMGGKLAVHAVDPAAMPLDKVYGYPLNKGPKAENL